Within the Marixanthomonas sp. SCSIO 43207 genome, the region TCTATTGTTGTATAGATTTTTAAACCGCTTGTGTATAAATTGTATGGAGTTTCCTTTGTTGAATTTTCTTTGCACCAAGCTGCCATTTTTGTACGTAACTCTTCTCTAAAATAAGCTGCAAGGCCTTTTTGTTCATCAAAATTTCCGAAATTCAATGTTAATGAATCTGTTTTATACGTGTTGTAATTGGTGTCGTTTAAAAAACCATATTTATGCATTTGATAGAGCACAACATTTCTTCTTTTTCGGCTTCGGTCAGGAAACTTGTTTGGATCATAGGTGTACGTAGCTTTTAAAGTTCCTATTAATGTTGCTGCTTCAGACGGTGATAAGTCTGAGGCATTTTTATTAAAAAATTTGAGCGCGGCACTTTGAATTCCGTAGGTGTTACCACTAAAGGGAACGGTGTTAAAATAGAGTTCGAGTATTTCTTTTTTATCATAATTGTTTTCTAGTCTTCTAGCTACAATCATTTCTTTGGTTTTAACCACCGGAATTGTCAAAAATCCATAATTTTTTCTTTTGAAGAGGTTTTTGGCTAGTTGTTGTGTAATGGTGCTTCCTCCGCCACTACTAGCGTCCTGTAGTAAAATTGTCTTGAAGAATACGCGCACTAAACTTCTAGTGTCAATACCGTTATGGTCATAAAACCGAACATCCTCTGTAGCTAATAAAGCGTCAATGGCGTGTTGCGGTATTTGAGAGAAGGGAATGGGTTGTCTGTTTGAAAGATAAAACTTTCCTATGAGTTCATTATTTACGTCATAAATTTCAGAAGCTTTATACTGCGAAAGGCTTTGTATTTCTTTCTTACCTGGAATGGAGCCCCAAACCCCAAAATAAACGCTTAAAATGAATAGAAATAAAATACCTAAACAGCCTCCAGCAATTTTAAGAAGTAATTTACCGTATTTTTTTAAGGTTGTTTTTTGCATACTCAATTGTGCTATTAACCTGACAAATAAACGTAATCTTATCTCGTAGATTATGTGTTTAACGTAACTTTATCATCTGCATAAAAGATATTTGTTGAAAATGATATAATTTTTTTAAATTTTTGTTTGTGGGTATTAAAAAGTAGCTTATATTTGCAACCGCTAACAGCAAGGGCGCGTAGCTCAGTTGGTTCAGAGCACTTGGTTTACACCCAAGGGGTCAGGGGTTCGAATCCCTTCGCGCCCACCACTTTAACCCGATGATTTTTTCATCGGGTTTTTTATTTCCCTATATTTTTTAAATATTACAACTTAATCACACCTACTTACTGTGGGTTGCTTATCTTAGTATCACAAAAAAAACCTGAGTGAATCCAATAATTAGAAATATTATAGTTGAGAGTGTTAAACGTCGTTATAGAAAGGATAATACGAATAATGATGAGCAACTAATTCAAAAAAAAGCTGATAATCTTGTTGTAGAAATTAAACACGAGATTTCAGATTTTATTTACTTGATTATTGGTGTATTATCAGCAACTTTAGGATTGGAAGGTTTCTTATTACCCAATTCTTTTATAGATGGTGGCGTAACCGGAATATCACTTATTGTGAAAGAATTGACTGGTATTTCACTACCTATTTTAATCTTTTTTATCAATTTACCATTTTTAATTTTGGGCTACTTTGCCATAAGTAAACGCTTTGCTATAAAAAGTGTTTTCGGTATTTTATTTTTATCTCTTTCTCTTTATTTAATTCCTATTCCTTCAATAACTGAAGATGGAATATTAATAGCAACTTTTGGTGGATTGTTTTTAGGTCTGGGGATAGGGATGGCAATTCGTGGAGGTGCTATTATTGATGGTACTGAAGTTCTAGCTATATATTTAAGTAGAAAAACAAATTTAACGGTTGGGAATGTTATTTTAATATTTAATGTCCTCATTTTCTTGACTGCAGCCTATTTTCTATCTACTGAAATAGCATTATATGCCATATTAACCTACTTTGCAGCATCAAAAACAGTTGATTTTGTTATTGATGGTATTGAAGAGTTTATGGGAGTTACTATTGTTTCAGAAAAAAATGAAGAAATACGCCAAGCCATTATTAGTAAAATGGGAAGAGGATGTACTATTTATAAAGCACAAAACGGTTTTGCAAAAAGTGGCGAGCAGTTAAAAGATACAAATGTTATTTATACTGTAATTACACGTTTGGAAATGTCAAAACTTAAAACTGAAATTGATAAAATTGATCACGAAGCTTTTATAATAATGGCGTCTATAAAAGATGCTAAAGGCGGCATGATAAAGAAAAAGCCTTTAAAAAAGATTAAATAGAGCTGCTAAAGCATTTCCAAAACACGTTCTAGTGCCATTCCGCGAGAGCCTTTTATTAAAAAGAAACTACTGTTAATCTCACTTACATTAAAGTTTTTTTTGAAATCATCAAAAGTTTTATATTTCTGAATATGCACAGCTTCAGAATTTGTTCTGAAAAAATTTTCACCCAATAAATAAACGGTTGCAAATGGATTTTCCTTTAAAAAGGATGCTACGTGCTCGTGTTCCTTTTGGGCTTCTGCGCCCAACTCAAACATATCTCCAAGTATAAGAATTTTATCATCACCTTTGGTTTGTTTAAAATTCAATAAAGCAGCCATCATACTAGTAGGGTTTGCATTGTAAGCATCCATAATGATGTGATGACCATTTTTTTCAATGCGTTGTGATCTATTATTTTGTGGAATGTAGTTTTCTATACCATTTTTAATTTGTTGGGCCGAAACTTTAAAAAAATCACCTATTGCAATCGCTGCAGCAATATTGTTAAAGTTATAAAGGCCAACCAGATTACTTTGTATCTCATTGTTTTTGAAGAGCACTTTTACTTCGTTTGTAGCATCTATTAATTGAATTAAATGTTCGTCAAAAACTACTCGATTTAAGTCTTTGGTGAGCTCAAGCTGTTTGTTGTCAGTACCGTTTACAAAAACGGTTTTAGAATGTTTTTTAAGGTAGGTATACATTTCAGATTTACCTTTGATAACACCTTCAATACCCCCAAAACCTTCAAGGTGAGCTTTCCCAAAATTGGTTATATATCCATAATCTGGTTGTGCAATTTCACAAAGACTTTCAATTTCGTGTAAATGATTTGCGCCCATTTCTACAATTCCAATCTCTGTGGTTTTATCCATTGAAAGCAAGGTAAGAGGAACACCAATATGATTGTTTAGATTTCCTTGAGTTGCAGTTGTTTTAAACTTTTCTGAAAGTACTGCATTAATTAATTCTTTGGTCGTTGTTTTACCATTGCTTCCGGTGAGTGAAATAATAGGAATCTTTAAATATTCACGATGGAAACTAGCTAGTTTCTGAAGGGTTTGCAAACAGTCATCAACCAAAATGGTATGATTGTTTTGAAATGCTTCCTCGTCAATAATCACCTTGTAAGCTCCTTTTTTTAGGGCTTCATCTGCAAATGTATTTCCATTAAAGTTTTCGCCTTTTAAGGCTATAAAAAGACAATCTTTTTTAATTTTACGAGTATCTGTGCAAACGCCACTACTTTCTAAAAATTCTTTGTGAAGTTGTTCAATTATCATAAATTAAAAATACTGAATGCGTTTGTTAAAGCAG harbors:
- the murF gene encoding UDP-N-acetylmuramoyl-tripeptide--D-alanyl-D-alanine ligase, whose protein sequence is MIIEQLHKEFLESSGVCTDTRKIKKDCLFIALKGENFNGNTFADEALKKGAYKVIIDEEAFQNNHTILVDDCLQTLQKLASFHREYLKIPIISLTGSNGKTTTKELINAVLSEKFKTTATQGNLNNHIGVPLTLLSMDKTTEIGIVEMGANHLHEIESLCEIAQPDYGYITNFGKAHLEGFGGIEGVIKGKSEMYTYLKKHSKTVFVNGTDNKQLELTKDLNRVVFDEHLIQLIDATNEVKVLFKNNEIQSNLVGLYNFNNIAAAIAIGDFFKVSAQQIKNGIENYIPQNNRSQRIEKNGHHIIMDAYNANPTSMMAALLNFKQTKGDDKILILGDMFELGAEAQKEHEHVASFLKENPFATVYLLGENFFRTNSEAVHIQKYKTFDDFKKNFNVSEINSSFFLIKGSRGMALERVLEML
- a CDS encoding YitT family protein, encoding MNPIIRNIIVESVKRRYRKDNTNNDEQLIQKKADNLVVEIKHEISDFIYLIIGVLSATLGLEGFLLPNSFIDGGVTGISLIVKELTGISLPILIFFINLPFLILGYFAISKRFAIKSVFGILFLSLSLYLIPIPSITEDGILIATFGGLFLGLGIGMAIRGGAIIDGTEVLAIYLSRKTNLTVGNVILIFNVLIFLTAAYFLSTEIALYAILTYFAASKTVDFVIDGIEEFMGVTIVSEKNEEIRQAIISKMGRGCTIYKAQNGFAKSGEQLKDTNVIYTVITRLEMSKLKTEIDKIDHEAFIIMASIKDAKGGMIKKKPLKKIK